In Festucalex cinctus isolate MCC-2025b chromosome 9, RoL_Fcin_1.0, whole genome shotgun sequence, the DNA window GACGGGAGCCCAAATCACGGGAGTCAGTgacgaccacctgcaggccccagctgtggaaggtaagctaTAGTCGACCAATTGGGTCTGACACTCGATGCAAGCACCACCCGGGCTAACTACATTCGTGTCCTTTGGGCATccgtagcaggaagatggcggcgaaacatggcagctcTAGTAAGGTCAGattacaattatgtaatataattagtaatttctagacctacgattatataaaaaaaataataatacgtttatgcgatacaacatattttttgcatACTATTGACATAAACAgtcgctttttttaaattaatgaattatgaatttaccactagatggcgctagggaTCACTGACTGTCCCTTTAATGTCTTTCATCCCTTTGATTCAGGAAGCGTCATACTCCAACCCCTCCGTGGTGAATGTCTATTCCTAAAATTTCATTTTCTAATTTCATGAAAAACAGCACACATCCAGACCATTGCTCAGCACATTCATAATAAAAACAAGAGCAAACCTAAGTAAAAAGCAGCATTTACAATTGTGAAGTATTgagttttgtgttgtgtttattaattaatagcagtaagcaaaaaaaaaaaaaaaatatatccttgaATACACATGTAATAATCTTTATAGGTCCCGTCTTTGACATTAAAATAACTCGACTGTGGTCCACCATTTTGTGTCAGCGAGCGCCCTTACCTGCGCCAGACTGAGTTCCGTGTAGAAGGACGACGTGTCCACGTCCAGATGAAGTGGAACCGACTGGGACGCCGCACAGCTAAATATCAACAATTGAAAGAGACGTTCAGTTTCAGCGGAAAACCACGATCGTAAAACGCCAAAGTGCGAGACCCACCTGAAGGATTGCGTGTTGTTGTTGGTCACGGTGTCGCACCAGGAGGCGAGTCCCAGAGACAAGATGACGCTGGCGCCACCCGACAAGAACAGCATACACACACTAAGCAGCACCGTCAGGAAGGACGAAAACAAAGTGCTGCGCAAAGAAACATGCACAAGAGAAGTTCACGATACTTACACTAATGCTCTGTGCGTGGACATTTACCAGGTTATTATCTACCAATTTAAAGGCGCCATAACGGTGAATTGACAAATAATCGCATACAGTTGCAGTGCCTGTTAATCAAGTTTTCAGGTGACGACCATGCAGACGACTCTGAAATGTCAACATGAGGATacgttttatttatgtttggtGATGTGTCCACCAGTTGCTCTCAATTAGGTGTCCCTGAACTGTCAGCTGTGTgcaaaaataatgtgcaataaaTCTTTATgtcatatcttaaaaaaaaagaaaaagaaaagaggtgCATATAGACAAGtgcacaaataaaacaaaatcaaaaccgaAATTAAGAAAAATTTTACTCCTTCCTTCCTTAGCTTTTGGGCCAATTAAAAGCACAGTTATGAATGCAGCGTATAATCATATAAATCTGACATCCTATATGCGGTATTGGAGGAGTATACTGTATACAATGTCTATGAGAGACAACAAAGAGGTTTTCCCCAGATAAAGTTTTAGTTAAacttttacttgttaaaatgtgacttttttcacCTCGTTGAGTTCGTCTTACTttgccttggaaaaaaaaacaacaacaacaaaatcaactttattttttcAGACCCTGACTTTTTATCCGCATTtactcttgaaaaaaaaaaagcacagcatAAATTCTTACATTAGAAGCATATCGTAATTTAGCATAGAGTGTTGAAGTGCTGCCCCTGCGGgtgaaaattaatttgatagtgATAGACTGgtatgtttttagtttttaccgatacagattattagtagtcaaggaggccgataagcGTTATTTTGAGACGattttcatttgcagtaaaatagaacccccccccccaccctttttaaaaattagattgacagatttgtttaaaaaatgataaataTTGCAGGGAgtttccagggtcattagcatgcgTTTGgctaaacaaaaatacataaataaataaataaataaatacaaattaaaaagcaagtaaatagagccctcaagatttctactgtaaatatttttttaaataaaatttcaacacattttcttgatttatttattaaattaaaaaatgtagggagttcccccccccttttttaagttttaaatttaaatagacCCGTAAATGAACATTTCcctgcatctcactgagtgacaaatgcatgcgaatgtagctcatttgtgttttttgtgagggtttgtaaaatatttcaaaagatttttgcagaaaacattgtctgaatatgttccaaatgtgtttacgacaagtaaaaactgtctgtgaacattgcaattcctgatgaaaaccccaaaatcGCTACGTTCGCATGCAAGTATCCACTGCTCAGTTGCTCACTGAGATTTACCAACTTTATCGgccatcaattaaaaaaaaaaaataaaaaaaaaatgccgattCCGATTccgaaaatgccaaatatcagcGCGGATAATCGGCCAGGctgattatcggtctatccctaaaatTTGATCTTCAAATATTTTCTATGCCATTGGCAATAATTCATATATGATGCCATTTAGTCATTTCCCCCACTGCAATTCTACTATATTGGCAGCATAACTTGGTCACATAAGTGTGCTATCTGCATGAATCGCTTGTTGTTTAAAATATAGTGCTCGTGGTGTTTATTTACGTAGCGTGTCCACTTACTCGTCGTGTCGTCCGTGGAGGTAGAAGAGGCACCTCCAGCCCTGCGCGGCCCCGTACAGCACCGTGAAAATGCCCACGAAGGTGGCGAACTGGCAGGCCGCCGGCGGGCCCCACTGCTGCACCACCAGGTGGGCGACGCCCCCCGCCTCTCGTTCGCCGGGCTCCAGCCCCGGCCCCGGCCCTTCGGTCCTCCAGTAGCCACTGGAGAAAAGCGCGCAACGGCCTTTGAACGCGGAGCCGTTGAGGGCCATTGGGACCACCACCAGCAAGCCCGCCGCCATGGAGAGGGCGTGAGCGGCGCAGTGAGCCAGCAACAGCCGCCGGTCCAGCTCCATGTCTGTCCACTGGAcgtgggggggaagaaaaaggcGAGTTGGAAAGCGAAATGCGGCGAAAAGAAATCAGCACATATCGGTTCGTTTCGGGTGCGAATAGTTTGGAAAATGCTTACGGACGCTTTGGCAGTTTTCGAGCAAAGGCGGAGACCCGACGACGTCAGTTTGACATAAATGTTTACGCAACTGCACAGACTTCAACAACAACAGACGTCTCACTCTCGAGCCACATCGGACCACGCAAAACCAGATATCTGACgtacatagataaataaataaataaataaataaataaataaacacgtgCATCCTTgagcttaataataataataataataataataataataataataataataataataataataataataataataacaacaaccacCATTTTTTTCCAGTGCATAAAAATTCCCATTCAAGGACGGCACAAAATTTTTGAACAGCAAACCAACATTAAATGCAGTTTGCAGcttttcacaaaaatcaactcacacATAATTGGAACGTTATTCAGGTATTGTTTGTCCTGCATATTGTTCCCAATCCGAAAAAGCCATGTCTGCTATCTCAGTGGTGaatgtgatattacaacttaaaactatagTTGACCCTTGCATTTTCGCAGATCGGCAGCCGCAaatattatttatctttttttacattaagtTTTCTCCATTTCCCCCCCGGGTGTTTTCCCCATTTGCTCCCGTTTGTCGTGGAAAGCGTATATttaatgtgtatttaaaaaaaatgtaaagacgAAGTCAGTTCCAAAATTGTCTTTAAAATAATATGTTCTTCGCAtcaccactagtctaaacatggtatctGTACATGACCTACATTTTCCCCACTTTGTGTGAGTGGATCATCAACCCTAACAAACGATCTTTGatatttgatttttgatttttttaagtcCATTCCGCAATGACGTAGCGTTCTGACGTCATTGACATATTTAAAGGACAGTCTTTTAATAAACGcagagcaaaaaaatatataggttAAATAGATTTCACGGACgtattttctttattatacTATTCCatgtgctgcgattggctggtaaccagtccagagtgtctcccgcctactgcccaaagccagctgagataggctccagcaccctccgcgatccttaataggcggtcaagaaaatggatggctggatgaatGGACTATTCCATGTGACTTACTTTTGGAAGTTTGAACGTGAGATGTTTTGTGTCAACGTCATTTGTCGTCATCACTTCTGGAAGAACACGTGGCGTTTGcctaatttattaatttgtctTATTTTAGTGTCAAAAGAGTTGTAAGAAGAGTCTACACTTGAGTGAAACCCTGCAAATTATGTCATAGTTGAAAAATAAACTGCATATAGTCCAATTTGTGAATGAATTTCAAGTgttcataggtgtgaatgtgagtgaatGCTTGCCTGGGAAAGTGGTGAATGGAGTGTACTTTATTGTTTCCTCCACAAGAGGGCGCACGAACACCTTCAACATAAACTCAGGCAAGATGATCATGCGACTATTTGCATTACGTAATCAACATGTTTATATCCTGAATATAAAGCAGGTGTTTAgtatggaagcgtattgcattcacaaaAAACACTCCTGTTTTTAtgactctttttctttttcttttttttgggggggtgggggagctttgttttttgagtatttttttctgcttttttttcctgttttttttttctgtttttttctgttttacagaattttttttttctgtcataaaaaaaaattattccgaaaaacgggaaaaaatattcagaaaagaatgaggaaaaaaaaaaaaaaacagaaaaaaaatattccaaaaaacagatcaccaacttctgtttttcggagtactgttttttttttttaacctctgaactccaagtgacttgttgcaaaccactgacctgtatatatgactagGTAGCCGATAGCCAATACACGCtagtgcaagccattgaagtcacagggcggccatcttgttactcccacctcgcgagcagactactgtactgtatctaTATGGTACAGGTAAGTACTATACGGTACTATATGGTACAAGTAAGACATGTACAGCtcataggcagttagtataaggccggaggtggGGTCGGgggttgtgctgttttttttgtttttgttttgtttttcccccttgttaaaaaaataaataaaagcatatcATGAGAATTGGTAGCCATGAAGGCTGCAAATGTACCTCTTATGGTGCCAATTTGTGGTGTAAATGTAATTTCTGTAGATCAGGAGCTATGAAATCTTCCTGTCCGAGGGGAAATCCAAAGACGTCTCGGGTGTTGGCGGCTATTGATCGGAGGTCTTTATAATTCATCGAACCAGTGACTTCTGCCAGCCAACTGCACTTCACAAATGGAGTCTTCAATCAACTTAACGAATATGATTTTGGAATGCAATGTCAACTATATTAACAACTACAACCTTAAAAACAACACGCATAGTAACCACGACAAATATGACATTGAATTGCAACCATAACAACATCGACCATTATAACGTCAACAATTGTAAAAACAAGCATAACAAAAACACCAGCAACTATTGTATAAAGATTACAGTATAGCAACAATGATAataactgtaaaaacaaacacaagagacataaaaaaaaaacatcagcataATAACTGCATTAACCCCCCCACTAAACTCACACAAGCAAAGCATTCAAACTGCACACAAGAAGCTGGAGCTGGGCTTCAAACTCAGAACCTCCGAACTATGAGGAAGACGTATTAACCACTAGTGCACTAGTGGCACTACTCGCCGAGCATCGTAACAAGTCAAGAGATTGATCGGTGAACATCTCCTTGACGGTTTGTCTTCACTCATACTCGGCCGGGAAGCCGCGTCGGGTCCAATTACATCCGTCTGCGCAATAGACTCACACACGGATGATGATAATATTGAAACAAAACGCTCCTCACGCTTAGCTCAGTGCTATTGATGTTTCTGCTTGTTTACTCCAGAGCTGGGATGGAAGAGGCGGAGCAAGGTAGGCCACGGCCAGGACTCGATCAGCCTATCAGAACCAGGCGAAATTTGCAGCTCTTGTTGTGTTGTCCCATCAACCCGGGTGAATACACATTCTGTGGATATGAATATATCTGTCATATCAAATTATCCAATACAAGCAAAACATTAGGCACACAGATGCCAATGCACACACGGAAACACATGCACGTAATAAAAACGCATTGTAGGGACGGGCAAagttacggaagcgtagagctgccaatgtggagtaaacatttttggctggcgagtatgttcgaacatatttgcaaatatgttcgaacatagtcgcaaatacgtttgaacatgctcgcaaatatgtttgaacatactcgcaaatatgttaaaacgtacttgtaggctacatgctacaaagttagcataccttcccataatgccacggggtattatttgcgcatgcgcgagtgaaaaacCCAtcttttaggcatttgggccacattaccatccatccatccatccattttcctggccgcttattcctcacaagggtcgcgggggctgctggcgcctatctcagctggctctgggcagtaggcgggggacaccctggactggttgccaaccaatcgcagggcacacagagacgatcaaccatccacactcacacgcacacctagggacaattcggagcgcccaattaacctgccatgcatgtctttggaatgtgggaggagaccggagtacccggagaagacccacgcgggcacggggagaacatgcaaactccacccaggaaggtccaagcctggactcgaaccggagacctcagaactgggaagctgacgtgctaaccactcgactaccgtgccgcccgccacattaccaattcattagaaaattaagtagacaaaaaacagtgtttattcgtaacttttacgttttattatgtctgccgtgcatgatttaggttcgtcATTTTTCGCCCTATAATGCATTGGGGTATTACGCTTgtgaataccccgtggcattatgggaaggtatgctaactttgtagcatgtagcctacatgtacgtttgaacatatttgcgagtatgttcgaagttatttgcgagtatgtttgaacgtatttgcgagtatgttcaaacatactctggcgagtatgttcgaacatactcgccagccaaaaatgtttactccacattggcagcttcCGTAAGAAGTCGACTCCGGCGTGGCAGAAGAACGAGGGAGGCCccaccgctgccgccgccgctttCGACCCTGACCCTCTGTTGCGTTTGAAATAACTCGCCGACCCCGGGATGACCTTTGGGGGATGGCGGTGCACCCGCCACAGCGGAGGGAGCAGGTGCAAGCATGTGAAATGAGGAGCGGCGCTCGCTCGATGGCACTTTGACTGCGGAGGCCTGTCAAACCAACACCAGCCCTCCCCCCAGAACGGCCGTTAGCATCTTAGCAGCAGTTTAGCTTTCGTCATGTTGCTTCAACATGCTCAGCTttggatttacactgcatgACTCAAATGAcacaattccttttttttttttttttttttttttgctttcacaaTTGTGCAGGCGTCTATACATCACGGCAGCGTGAATAGTAAGGAGCAGCATAATATATGCCAATTATTCTCATTTATCTATTATTtatcttttattatttatttattatttttcttatttatctATTAACTATTGTTGGCGTTTGACTTTTCGGTTTACAGTGTTGTGCGTAGGCTAAAACCTAGTCCGAAGTTAAAATGATGCTTTGGCGCCCTCTAGTGCATCTTGTTGTCAAGCGCTTATGTTGAACTACTTCATCAGACAGGCCATAGCTTTGcctaacaggaaaaaaaaaaaaaaagtgaaaatagtcACTTCAACATCGTTCTTTGGTACGAAGATGCCGCAAGAAGGCAcccagcactacttttgtctaaaagaTTCTTCTCGATTCACGTccacatagttccttggcaggAAGATTTTAAacgatggcagcaaagcacgaCGTTTGTCTGAAAATGAAGCTTGTcagctcacttcaacatagtttttttttttttttttttagcaccaaGATGCGgaaaagatggtggcaaagcactacttttgtctaaacagTAAATGGCTGAATTTTTCAGCAATTAATGTaaggatattttaaaaaaaatctactgtCTAAATGTGATTTTCCAAATGCTCACCTGTGACTATGCCCGGCGATTGAAATTAGGCCTCTTCCAAATTTGGATCAAAACTGGACACGTATTTATTATCTGATATCTGCCAATGCAAGACCAATAAAAAATCGGATGCACTTGATTAATGCTGCCTTGATGTTATCACCAATCGGTGATCTCAGCATTCACATTGGACCAAACTACACAAataaacacttttaaaaaattccTGCTCTATATCTCAACTACAGCGAAAACATAGACATTTAAATAAGTCGTAAAAGCATTTGAAGCATTAAAACGTAATATTTATATGCAGTATAATTGTTGACTTGAGTGTTGTCACTGTGTGGTGGTGAATCCTACCAAGTTATTTAAGTGCAATTTGAGAGTCTGTTTATTGTGTTCCGAGAATGTAAACAGTCATATCAGATATGTGTCACTTGAAACcaaatagtaaaaaataaataaacaaattggcTACAGGCATGAAATCGGAACAGAAACCGAGCACCGGACTGAACTTTGAGCCTGCGTCCGAAACGCTCGTCTGGTCAGCCGAGGCCGGTTTGAACTGGAGCGCAAACTGCAATCACGGGCAGATGAATAATCGGCCGCCGGGATATTCATCACATCGCAAGCATCCACCTGCTCCCGCGTGCGACGTCACGACAGGACTGATTGAGCGATCGCAAACGGCATACATGAGCGAACATCTGCATGCAGCTGCGATAGAAATTTAAAACTATGATTGTctattatccaataaaatataacATAATGTGAAATTAGTACAGCCTTTGTat includes these proteins:
- the LOC144026144 gene encoding transmembrane protein 179, giving the protein MELDRRLLLAHCAAHALSMAAGLLVVVPMALNGSAFKGRCALFSSGYWRTEGPGPGLEPGEREAGGVAHLVVQQWGPPAACQFATFVGIFTVLYGAAQGWRCLFYLHGRHDDTLFSSFLTVLLSVCMLFLSGGASVILSLGLASWCDTVTNNNTQSFSCAASQSVPLHLDVDTSSFYTELSLAQASLWFVTLLWLLQSTLAFMRLYHSHNGPCLLREKELLLRDAPPFEGSPSTPPYSLETPTIMV